The following are from one region of the Mauremys reevesii isolate NIE-2019 linkage group 2, ASM1616193v1, whole genome shotgun sequence genome:
- the ASXL3 gene encoding putative Polycomb group protein ASXL3 isoform X9 yields MALDIYCVRHLKWTKAEDIDIETPGSILVNTNLRALINKHTFASLPQHFQQYLLLLLPEVDRQMGSDGVLRLSSSALNNEFFAYAAQGWKQRLAEGEFTPEMQLRIRQEIEKEKKTEPWKERFFERFYGEKLGMSREESMKLTSVQNSDEDENSLLCGSSGIPGPSKQTTFEDHEQKSMKIPPLPERDFCQSLCNVEQVPVKDLMAESDSEDILVPDESVIQEEIAEEVETSICECQEENHKTEHEFSEEPVSPAGTNEEVEAVPLVDNSASCVVMNDVVDTLSHIEIKVELKSECPQEEMSVVIDQLEDCLSPASSTNSVSDTAERDSESTKELSAPETQNSALEGSLFTDGGIAVDMELQSDPDEQLSENACISETSFSSESPEGPCIGIASPGGDTQSTSEEPCTPASHETACSSEAASSENIEPDSQQKTIEESLHTPLMSEISPVSTSPVTSEASLTSNLPLTSEASPASNLPLTSETSPMSDLPLTSETSSMSSVLLASETSVATSLPFLSETSPISNSPQSERLILQQRKSPCLSEESLSPLKEETSTIPKASQEENLIAQEKLIQCTTETMKMGPLANIPESPILEEPQSKNLTHQSCRSHTEIEKSYIASISELSSPEVIKIKNHHVQQRVEKKGVLSPLEISVVSEGTVGKSTELLPIKPHDKVYASSLEKTSFSEVCRSKSHKQQSSAQIRLESSHSSKLLEPTKSPEVRIENRDAEIPKRKTAEQHSFGICKEKRARIEDDQSNRNAPLTSPSEKEQPPREEPRVPPLKIQLSKIGPPFIIKSQPVSKPEPRVSQSTSVSSGRNTGARTLADIKARAQQARAQREAAAAAAVAAAASIVSGAMGSPCEGGKTRTLAHIKEQTKAKLFAKHQARAHLLQTSKEAKSQLSSKECPSSVETSTPSDTKIEVSTGVIIVNPNCRSPSNKSAHLRETNTLLQQSLNTAALPETATDVSVHSSDENIPMPHLCEKIISSTSTENNNVPVLYSKNSVPASVCSTAMSGTIQELPFASSLDKSSVLMSVDSTNTTISACNVNMLKSTQGVDTPCIAIVPKCIDNTIVPASIDSTVLSNSSDERRLPVSSSSANNAVSSQYTTVPTSSIASNLPNHLPGSSVLIPPVGTTTRFSSDKIAITGCSEQSTVSINTTVRATLSCSDVAAVVDSVARPPISMFTGNMVTISSYDNTAKLSADNLEKSSGPRNRIDLSSKSQPVSFTQTAMNRSIPCKVIVDHTTTLNTNLSLAASIENAENSIDLQSRLVRAETALQNIACPQVSVISRPEIVSNESLEHSSSFITVTAKQEGKTLQAACTSLQEVPLTPQDKLIDVVAPGQGFVEQLRGPSAFKSEVDAACVNQYNTNNRICWHDEEAMHTDQPMVSHLNPNKHKEYTEQNCLKIVKTEPSSYTQMSELQSRSLMTSIAVPVKSETTESDKCFRMDTEDFTGPEMPSQTAEIATSAQPTQTSKTSATDSMEDSLSLTTETLKRVTSAGSSSCRLSSVEANNPLVTQLLQGNLPLEKVLPQPRSGAKLEINRLPLPLQTTSVCKTSASERSMVENPSSSPNPDGKGFTAGSIAPLQIRKRENHPKKRMARTVGEHTQMKCELGKVSMDTDVKVAPCVISSNMNQLGHGQPFKQEWLNKHAVQNRIVHSPEIKQQKRPLPSCSFQQNLFHIDKNGSFHAEASTSHRQHFYQMSMAARGPIPTAALLQTTSKVPSVCNAFAFSRHLEQKGLGEVSISAAAHQLRLGSVFSPNIQIKEGDDIASASQTLQNKTLVHPPPPPPIPNAEVPSDQKQPTVTMETTKRLSWPQPASICSNIKSEPVSFEEGLSSSCELGIKQASYDQNEVKEQLKAFALKNADFSSYLLSEPQKPFTQLATQKIQTQHPQQQQLCGSYPTIHFGSTSFKRAASAIEKSIGILGSGSNTATGLSNQNVPIPVQKFADSSNADELELKCSCRLKAMIVCKGCGAFCHDDCIGPSKLCVACLVVR; encoded by the exons GTTGGGAATGTCAAGAGAAGAATCTATGAAGCTCACTTCAGTACAGAACAGTGATGAAGATGAGAATAGTTTGCTGTGTGGATCTTCTGGTATACCTGGTCCTTCTAAACAAACAACTTTTGAGGACCATGAACAGAAAAGCATGAAAATTCCACCTCTTCCTGAAAGAGATTTCTGTCAGTCTCTTTGTAATGTGGAACAGGTTCCAGTCAAGGATCTAATGGCGGAATCAGATTCAGAGGATATATTGGTACCTGACGAATCTGTAATTCAGGAAGAGATTGCTGAGGAGGTTGAGACAAGTATCTGTGAATGCCAGGAGGAGAACCATAAAACAGAACATGAGTTTTCTGAGGAGCCAGTAAGCCCAGCTGGTACTAATGAAGAAGTAGAAGCAGTGCCACTTGTAGACAACTCAGCATCTTGTGTTGTAATGAATGATGTAGTTGATACTTTGTCTCACATTGAAATTAAAGTGGAGTTGAAATCAGAATGTCCTCAGGAAGAAATGTCAGTTGTGATTGATCAGCTGGAGGATTGTTTATCACCTGCTTCATCTACGAACTCTGTCAGCGATACAGCAGAGAGGGATTCTGAGTCTACAAAAGAGCTAAGTGCTCCAGAAACACAAAACTCTGCTTTAGAAGGCTCATTGTTCACTGATGGAGGCATTGCTGTTGATATGGAGCTACAGAGTGACCCTGATGAACAGTTATCTGAAAATGCTTGTATTTCTGAAACTTCCTTTTCTTCTGAAAGCCCAGAGGGACCTTGTATCGGTATTGCCTCTCCAGGAGGTGACACACAGTCCACTTCAGAGGAGCCCTGTACTCCAGCATCTCATGAAACGGCTTGTTCATCTGAGGCAGCCAGCAGTGAAAATATTGAACCTGATAGTCAGCAAAAGACCATTGAAGAAAGCCTGCACACACCTTTAATGTCAGAAATATCTCCAGTGTCCACTTCACCTGTAACCTCAGAAGCATCTCTGACATCAAACTTACCTTTGACGTCAGAGGCATCACCAGCTTCTAATTTACCTTTAACATCAGAAACCTCTCCAATGTCTGATTTACCGTTAACATCAGAAACCTCTTCCATGTCTTCTGTACTTCTAGCTTCTGAAACATCTGTGGCAACCAGTTTACCTTTTCTGTCAGAAACATCACCAATTTCTAATTCCCCACAGAGTGAAAGACTTATTCTGCAACAAAGGAAATCACCATGTTTATCTGAAGAATCCCTCTCCCCTTTAAAAGAAGAAACTTCAACCATTCCTAAGGCATCTCAAGAGGAAAACCTTATTGCGCAAGAAAAACTGATTCAGTGTACAACTGAAACTATGAAAATGGGTCCTCTAGCAAATATACCTGAAAGTCCAATATTGGAAGAGCCTCAGAGCAAAAATCTTACTCATCAATCATGCAGATCACATACTGAAATTGAGAAATCTTATATTGCTTCCATTTCAGAACTCTCTTCTCCAGAAGTGATCAAAATTAAAAATCATCATGTTCAGCAAAGAGTGGAAAAGAAAGGTGTGCTCTCGCCATTAGAGATATCTGTCGTATCAGAAGGGACAGTGGGCAAAAGCACTGAACTCCTTCCAATTAAACCACATGATAAAGTATATGCCTCATCTCTAGAAAAGACTTCATTCTCAGAAGTGTGCAGAAGTAAGTCACATAAACAACAAAGCAGTGCACAGATCCGGCTGGAGAGTTCTCATTCATCTAAGTTATTAGAACCCACAAAATCACCTGAAGTAAGAATTGAAAATAGAGATGCAGAGATCCCAAAGAGGAAGACTGCAGAACAGCACAGTTTTGGAATCTGTAAAGAGAAGAGAGCTAGAATAGAAGATGATCAGTCTAATCGTAATGCCCCATTGACGAGTCCATCTGAGAAAGAGCAGCCACCGAGAGAAGAGCCCCGAGTCCCACCCCTCAAG atTCAACTTTCAAAAATTGGGCCACCTTTTATTATCAAGAGTCAACCTGTTTCAAAACCAGAACCTAGGGTTTCCCAGAGTACATCAGTCAGCAGCGGGAGGAACACTGGGGCTAGAACTCTTGCAGATATCAAGGCAAGAGCTCAGCAAGCTAGAGCCCAGAGAGAGGCGgcagctgcagctgctgtggCAGCAGCTGCAAGCATAGTCTCTGGAGCAATGGGGAGTCCCTGCGAAGGTGGGAAGACAAGAACACTGGCACACATCAAGGAGCAAACAAAGGCCAAACTATTTGCAAAGCATCAAGCCAGAGCCCACTTACTCCAGACCAGTAAAGAAGCAAAGTCGCAGCTCAGTTCAAAGGAATGTCCTTCGTCCGTAGAAACCTCGACTCCTTCTGACACAAAGATTGAAGTTTCTACTGGTGTCATTATAGTTAATCCTAACTGCAGGTCTCCTAGCAACAAGTCTGCTCACCTCCGTGAGACTAACACTTTACTGCAGCAGTCACTTAACACAGCTGCATTGCCAGAAACTGCTACGGACGTATCTGTGCACAGTTCTGATGAAAACATACCTATGCCACATTTGTGTGAGAAAATTATCTCATCTACCTCCACTGAAAATAACAATGTGCCAGTGCTTTATAGTAAAAATTCAGTCCCTGCATCTGTTTGCAGCACTGCTATGTCGGGAACAATTCAAGAACTTCCCTTTGCAAGTTCTCTTGATAAATCCTCTGTTTTAATGTCTGTTGACAGTACAAACACAACGATTTCGGCTTGTAATGTAAACATGCTGAAATCCACCCAAGGGGTTGATACTCCATGCATTGCCATTGTACCAAAATGTATTGATAACACTATTGTTCCAGCCTCAATAGACAGTACAGTCTTGTCAAATTCAAGTGATGAGAGAAGGTTGCCAGTATCAAGTAGCAGTGCAAATAATGCAGTCTCCAGTCAATATACCACTGTGCCAACTTCATCCATTGCAAGTAATTTGCCAAATCATCTCCCAGGTAGTTCTGTACTGATTCCCCCAGTGGGGACTACTACTAGATTTTCTTCTGATAAGATAGCCATAACTGGATGCAGTGAGCAAAGTACTGTATCCATTAACACTACTGTTAGAGCGACTTTAAGCTGCAGTGATGTGGCTGCAGTAGTAGATTCTGTTGCAAGGCCACCCATTTCAATGTTTACTGGTAATATGGTGACAATAAGTTCTTATGACAACACTGCTAAATTAAGTGCTGACAACTTGGAAAAAAGTTCTGGACCACGAAACCGAATAGATCTGTCCAGTAAATCTCAGCCAGTGAGCTTTACACAAACAGCCATGAACAGGTCTATACCTTGTAAAGTCATTGTTGACCACACTACAACATTAAATACCAATTTGTCACTGGCTGCTTCcattgaaaatgcagaaaacagcATAGATCTTCAGAGCAGACTTGTGAGGGCAGAAACTGCCTTACAAAATATAGCATGTCCTCAGGTGTCTGTAATAAGCAGGCCTGAAATAGTCAGTAATGAAAGCCTTGAGCACAGTTCCAGCTTCATAACTGTTACAGCAAAGCAAGAGGGCAAAACCTTGCAGGCAGCTTGTACAAGTCTTCAAGAAGTGCCTCTTACTCCTCAAGATAAATTAATTGATGTTGTTGCCCCCGGCCAAGGTTTTGTGGAGCAGTTACGGGGTCCTTCAGCCTTTAAAAGTGAAGTAGATGCTGCCTGTGTCAATCAGTATAACACTAATAACAGAATTTGCTGGCATGATGAAGAGGCAATGCACACAGACCAGCCAATGGTCAGCCATCTTAACCCAAACAAGCATAAAGAATATACAGAgcaaaactgtttaaaaattgTCAAAACTGAACCTTCAAGTTACACGCAAATGTCAGAGTTGCAGTCAAGGAGTCTTATGACAAGCATCGCTGTTCCTGTTAAATCAGAAACTACCGAATCTGATAAGTGCTTTAGGATGGACACTGAGGATTTTACCGGACCTGAAATGCCTAGCCAGACTGCAGAAATAGCCACAAGTGCACAGCCAACACAGACCTCCAAGACATCTGCTACGGATTCCATGGAGGACTCTTTGTCATTGACGACAGAAACCCTAAAAAGAGTTACAAGTGCTGGAAGCTCTAGCTGTCGTTTGTCATCAGTTGAGGCTAACAATCCTCTAGTGACACAGTTACTGCAAGGCAACCTGCCTTTGGAAAAAGTGCTGCCGCAGCCCAGATCAGGAGCCAAACTAGAAATTAACAGGCTTCCCTTGCCTTTGCAAACTACCTCAGTGTGTAAAACATCAGCATCTGAGAGAAGTATGGTTGAAAATCCTTCCAGCTCACCCAATCCAGATGGTAAAGGATTTACAGCAGGCAGCATAGCCCCACTACAAATTAGAAAGCGTGAAAACCATCCAAAAAAGCGGATGGCCAGGACTGTGGGGGAGCACACTCAAATGAAATGTGAGCTTGGGAAGGTATCAATGGACACAGATGTTAAAGTGGCTCCTTGTGTGATCAGTTCCAACATGAATCAACTAGGGCATGGTCAGCCATTTAAACAAGAGTGGCTGAACAAACATGCAGTTCAGAACAGAATTGTTCACAGTCCAGAGATCAAGCAGCAGAAGAGGCCACTGCCTTCATGCAGTTTCCAACAGAACTTATTTCACATTGACAAAAACGGCAGTTTTCATGCAGAAGCTAGTACCTCACACAGACAGCATTTTTACCAAATGTCCATGGCTGCAAGAGGCCCCATTCCTACGGCAGCTTTGTTGCAAACTACTTCAAAAGTCCCATCTGTCTGCAATGCTTTTGCTTTCAGTAGGCACCTGGAACAGAAGGGTTTGGGAGAGGTCAGTATTTCTGCAGCAGCTCACCAGCTGAGGCTAGGAAGTGTTTTTTCCCCTAATATTCAAATTAAGGAAGGAGATGACATTGCTAGTGCCTCACAAACTCTCCAGAATAAAACATTagtacatcctcctcctcctccccctattCCAAACGCAGAAGTCCCATCTGATCAAAAACAACCGACAGTTACTATGGAAACCACTAAAAGACTTAGTTGGCCTCAGCCAGCAAGCATCTGTAGCAATATAAAATCTGAACCTGTTTCTTTTGAGGAAGGTTTAAGCAGCAGCTGCGAACTAGGCATAAAACAAGCTTCGTACGATCAGAATGAAGTAAAAGAACAGTTAAAAGCATTTGCATTAAAAAATGCAGATTTCTCTTCCTATTTACTTTCTGAGCCACAGAAGCCTTTTACCCAATTAGCGACTCAGAAAATACAAACGCAgcacccacagcagcagcagctctgtggAAGTTATCCAACTATACACTTTGGTAGCACAAGCTTCAAAAGGGCAGCATCTGCGATTGAAAAATCTATTGGAATTTTGGGAAGTGGCTCAAATACTGCTACAGGTCTGTCTAATCAGAACGTTCCGATTCCGGTTCAGAAATTTGCTGACAGCAGCAATGCAGATGAACTGGAACTGAAATGCTCTTGCAGGCTGAAAGCCATGATAGTGTGCAAAGGCTGTGGAGCCTTCTGCCATGATGACTGCATAGGCCCTTCAAAACTGTGTGTAGCTTGTTTGGTTGTACGGTAG